In Silene latifolia isolate original U9 population chromosome 3, ASM4854445v1, whole genome shotgun sequence, a single window of DNA contains:
- the LOC141649774 gene encoding uncharacterized protein LOC141649774: MSQEEVDRLIATNKALTAALEAKGSAVDLSKMSAKILRHNPTKYDGLGEPSLLGEWCREFDNIFELMGCPEELQVDQAAFYLRAKAGLWWTCPNEAIKEAAANNGNDYVKWKGFKKILMTTFVPEYIRSRIRAEFDSFMMMDDMTVETYHNRFMELAEYVDDLNFTPEMLSLRFEKGLTTNIKKRLADGEPKNMDEIYQRAGYAERIADMLKEEKKEKGEKKKTESISKSARNKKQNTNQFLLYFSNNARSGGVGRGGYGRTEIVGSSGVSCFRCGKLGHKVID; encoded by the coding sequence ATGTCTCAGGAGGAGGTAGATCGTCTGATTGCTACAAACAAGGCCCTAACTGCTGCACTAGAGGCGAAGGGGTCAGCTGTGGATCTATCAAAGATGAGTGCTAAAATTTTAAGGCATAACCCAACCAAATATGATGGGTTGGGGGAGCCATCTCTTTTGGGGGAGTGGTGTCGGGAGTTTGATAATATCTTTGAATTGATGGGTTGTCCGGAGGAGCTACAAGTAGACCAAGCTGCATTTTATTTGAGAGCGAAAGCTGGTTTGTGGTGGACTTGTCCAAATGAGGCTATAAAGGAAGCTGCTGCAAATAATGGGAATGATTATGTGAAGTGGAAGGGTTTCAAGAAGATCCTAATGACTACCTTTGTACCTGAGTATATTAGGAGCAGGATAAGGGCAGAGTTTGACTCATTCATGATGATGGATGATATGACGGTGGAAACTTATCACAATAGGTTTATGGAATTAGCTGAATATGTGGATGATCTCAACTTTACCCCGGAGATGCTATCACTAAGATTTGAGAAAGGTTTGACAACTAATATCAAGAAGAGGCTTGCAGATGGTGAGCCAAAAAATATGGATGAGATCTATCAAAGAGCTGGGTACGCTGAAAGAATCGCTGATATGTTAAAAGAGGAGAAGAAAGAAAAGGGTGAGAAAAAAAAGACTGAGTCTATAAGTAAGAGTGCTAGGAACAAGAAGCAAAAtacaaatcaatttcttttgtaTTTCTCGAATAACGCACGTAGTGGAGGAGTTGGTCGTGGGGGTTATGGCCGGACCGAAATAGTGGGGAGTAGTGGGGTTAGTTGCTTCAGGTGTGGAAAGTTGGGTCATAAAGTTATTGATTGA